In Zingiber officinale cultivar Zhangliang chromosome 8B, Zo_v1.1, whole genome shotgun sequence, a single genomic region encodes these proteins:
- the LOC122017914 gene encoding serine/threonine-protein kinase D6PK-like, with translation MASRSISIPEKQLKLPSNHKAELNIHATKYGPSKRPPAVADNTIDHVEIQVSEVSLVPAAEKVPSMAVLSLEINDAPSTCSNNRSKDLAALVEPNMFMILECNGDQRNSREYSTSEDLTKIVGSAKPNDKADATENRKSSSGKPSTSINSDESSHSSLSCSLSKPHKANDLRWEAIQTVRARATVLGLNHFRLLTKLGYGDIGSVYLSELIGTKNYFAMKVMDKEHLTSRKKLLRAQTEREILQCLDHPFLPTLYSHFETEKFSCLVMEFCPGGDLHTLRQRQPEKHFSEQATKFYVAEVLLALEYLHMLGVIYRDLKPENVLVREDGHIMLSDFDLSLQCAFSPSLIRKSNFKSETSRGNNLACIEPPTSCVQPSCIAPATCFGPRFFSKSKKSHKVKTDTGNQVTPLRELVAEPTDARSMSFVGTHEYLAPEIIKGEGHGSAVDWWTFGIFLYELLFGKTPFKGSGNRATLFNVVGQPLRFPDSPMVSFSARDLIRKLLVKEPQYRLAYKRGSAEIKQHPFFDGINWALIRCESPPEIPRPFDTRRFSQPSSSRKEKAEPASISNEKGLDTSPEFDSF, from the exons ATGGCTTCAAGGTCTATCTCCATCCCAGAGAAACAATTGAAGCTACCTAGCAATCACAAAGCAGAGCTAAATATTCATGCTACTAAATATGGTCCATCAAAAAGACCACCGGCCGTTGCAGACAACACAATCGATCATGTTGAGATACAAGTTTCCGAAGTATCTCTTGTTCCTGCTGCAGAAAAGGTTCCATCCATGGCTGTCCTCTCATTAGAAATTAATGATGCACCTTCAACTTGTAGTAATAACCGATCAAAAGATCTTGCAGCTTTAGTAGAGCCAAACATGTTCATGATCTTGGAATGTAATGGAGACCAAAGAAACAGCCGGGAATACAGTACAAGTGAGGATCTAACAAAGATCGTCGGAAGTGCTAAGCCTAATGACAAAGCAGATGCTACTGAGAACAGAAAAAGTAGCTCGGGCAAGCCCAGCACAAGCATTAACAGTGATGAGAGCTCACACAGTAGCTTGAGTTGTAGCCTCAGCAAACCCCACAAGGCAAATGATTTGAGGTGGGAAGCAATTCAAACTGTGCGTGCTAGAGCTACTGTTCTTGGTTTAAACCATTTCAGGCTGTTAACAAAGTTGGGATATGGAGATATAGGCAGTGTCTATCTGTCAGAACTGATTGGGACAAAGAATTATTTCGCCATGAAGGTCATGGACAAGGAACACTTAACGAGTCGTAAGAAACTTCTAAGAGCTCAGACAGAGAGGGAGATATTACAATGCTTGGACCATCCCTTTCTTCCCACATTGTATTCACACTTCGAGACTGAAAAATTCTCATGTTTGGTGATGGAGTTCTGTCCAGGGGGAGATTTGCACACCTTACGGCAAAGGCAGCCTGAGAAACATTTTTCTGAGCAAGCAACCAA ATTCTATGTAGCGGAGGTCCTCCTTGCACTTGAATACCTACACATGCTCGGCGTCATATACCGCGACCTCAAGCCGGAAAACGTCCTGGTTAGGGAGGACGGGCACATCATGCTTTCCGACTTCGACCTTTCCCTCCAATGTGCATTTAGCCCATCATTGATCAGAAAATCCAACTTCAAATCTGAAACATCACGGGGGAACAACCTTGCCTGCATCGAACCACCGACATCGTGTGTCCAACCTTCTTGTATTGCTCCGGCAACATGCTTCGGACCTCGTTTCTTTTCCAAGTCCAAGAAGAGCCACAAAGTTAAAACTGACACAGGGAACCAGGTGACTCCCTTGCGAGAGCTTGTAGCAGAGCCCACAGATGCTCGGTCTATGTCCTTCGTCGGCACACATGAGTATTTAGCCCCGGAGATCATCAAGGGCGAGGGCCATGGCAGTGCTGTCGATTGGTGGACCTTTGGCATCTTCTTGTATGAGCTTTTGTTCGGAAAGACCCCGTTCAAGGGATCGGGCAACAGGGCCACATTGTTCAATGTCGTAGGGCAGCCATTGCGCTTCCCCGACTCCCCAATGGTGAGCTTCTCTGCAAGGGACCTCATAAGGAAGCTACTTGTGAAAGAACCACAGTACAGGCTCGCATACAAGCGTGGCTCTGCGGAAATCAAGCAGCATCCATTCTTCGACGGCATAAATTGGGCATTAATACGGTGCGAAAGTCCCCCGGAAATCCCAAGGCCGTTCGATACTCGAAGGTTTTCACAGCCTTCGTCGTCAAGAAAAGAGAAGGCTGAACCTGCTAGCATTAGCAATGAGAAAGGGCTTGATACCTCTCCTGAATTCGATTCCTTTTAG
- the LOC122013479 gene encoding mucin-1-like gives MYRAAVIAVLFVTAAGFAAAADVPAPGPSSNPDHAGPIHSPEKSPSSAVPAHSPASAVPAHSPALAVPARSPDSAVPAHSPSLAVPAHSPANAPAASRGPVAAKAPSLSTDAPASDASPSSSPAAAPGMDSDDLDDEILTDAPLAGSPSEPPTDESPEEAMSPEGDESSGASAHGAAAGAALGALSAVFLAFIA, from the coding sequence ATGTATCGCGCCGCCGTGATTGCCGTCCTCTTCGTGACCGCGGCCGGATTCGCCGCCGCCGCAGACGTCCCCGCGCCTGGTCCAAGCTCGAATCCCGATCACGCTGGGCCTATTCATTCTCCGGAGAAATCCCCCTCGTCCGCCGTCCCCGCTCACTCCCCTGCCTCCGCCGTTCCTGCTCACTCCCCTGCCCTCGCCGTCCCCGCTCGCTCCCCTGACTCCGCCGTTCCTGCTCACTCCCCTTCCCTCGCCGTCCCAGCTCACTCCCCTGCCAACGCCCCTGCTGCCTCGAGGGGCCCCGTCGCGGCCAAGGCTCCATCCCTTTCAACTGATGCTCCGGCGAGTGACGCCTCGCCGTCGTCCTCCCCAGCAGCAGCGCCGGGCATGGACTCCGACGACTTGGATGACGAAATCCTGACTGACGCTCCGCTTGCAGGAAGTCCATCGGAGCCACCCACTGACGAATCCCCGGAAGAGGCCATGAGCCCGGAGGGAGATGAAAGTAGCGGAGCGAGTGCACATGGGGCTGCCGCCGGCGCCGCCCTTGGCGCTCTCTCCGCCGTTTTCCTAGCGTTTATCGCTTAA
- the LOC122014654 gene encoding serine protease SPPA, chloroplastic-like, whose translation MSARFLLFKLSQYRRTLPTLPAILFFRSPLGALLHCSPPLPLLPASDRLCDCPVRSLVSSAASASGGERTEKSGRSDGTPPPPSNVGGDYPTGEFEMKEVGWWKRLGVQLRLFFALPWERIEKGSVLKMQLRGKISDQLWTRFSSGLSLPQICDCFLKAAYDPRISGIYLHIEPLDCGWGKLDEIRRHILNFKKSGKFIVSYVPVCREKEYYIACACGELYVPPSAYVGLYGLALQTTFVGGVLEKAGIDPEVHRIGPYKSVGEQLTHKSMSKEVREMFSSLLDRIYENWLETISLSQGKRREEIENFLNSGVYQVEKLKEEGWITNIMYDDEVLSMLKERLGQKHKKKLLLVGYSKYVRVRKSTLGLDGGKEAIAIIRASGAITRTRNPFSFASSGIIAEQLIEKIRSVRESNKFKAVILRIDSPGGDALASDLIWREIKLLAASKPVIASMSDVAASGGYYMAMAAGTILAENLTLTASIGVVKGRFSLHKLYGRIDLNKEILSRGHYAELNVADQRPLRPDEAELFAKSTQYAYKQFRDKAASSRSMTIDQMEEVAQGRVWTGKDAAPRGLVDAIGGFSRAIAIAKFKANIDPDSEVRLVEVSRPSPTLTERFSAIKNSLFGLDIAVNEVLQNLRNSGEVQARMDDVLLDLTDSTAEAKRLPHLIKDCFG comes from the exons ATGTCTGCACGATTTCTCCTCTTCAAGCTCTCTCAATATCGCAGAACCCTGCCAACTCTTCCTGCTATCCTCTTCTTCCGATCCCCGCTGGGCGCTCTCCTTCATTGCTCtccgcctcttcctcttctccctgCCTCAGATCGCCTTTGTGACTGCCCCGTCCGATCCCTCGTGTCCTCCGCTGCCTCGGCTTCCGGCGGAGAACGGACTGAGAAATCCGGGAGAAGCGACGGAACCCCACCCCCGCCGTCCAATGTAGGGGGAGATTACCCGACGGGGGAATTCGAGATGAAGGAGGTCGGATGGTGGAAGAGGTTGGGCGTCCAGTTGAGGTTGTTCTTCGCTCTCCCTTGGGAGCGGATCGAAAAGGGAAGCGTGCTCAAGATGCAACTTCGCGGAAAG ATATCTGATCAGTTATGGACACGCTTCTCCTCGGGACTATCTCTGCCACAAATATGCGACTGTTTTTTAAAAGCAGCTTATGACCCTCGTATATCTGGTATTTATCTTCATATAGAACCACTTGATTGTGGATGGGGGAAACTAGATGAAATACGAAGGCATATACTGAACTTCAAAAAATCAG GTAAATTCATTGTGAGTTATGTACCTGTGTGCCGAGAGAAGGAGTATTACATTGCATGTGCTTGTGGAGAGTTATATGTTCCTCCAAGTGCTTATGTTGGATTATATGGTTTGGCACTTCAAACAACATTTGTTGGTG GTGTACTAGAAAAAGCAGGTATTGATCCAGAAGTTCATAGAATTGGCCCATACAAGAGTGTGGGAGAGCAGCTCACTCACAAAAGCATGTCTAAAGAAGTTCGTGAAATGTTCAGTTCTCTGCTTGATAGAATTTATGAAAATTGGCTTGAAACAATATCTTTGAGTCAAG GAAAGAGAAGGGAAGAAATTGAGAACTTTCTTAATTCTGGAGTTtatcaagttgaaaaacttaaaGAAGAAGGTTGGATAACGAACATAATGTATGATGATGAG GTCTTGTCAATGCTAAAGGAGAGATTGGGCCAAAAGCATAAGAAAAAGCTTCTTTTGGTGGGCTATAG CAAATACGTGAGAGTAAGAAAATCAACTCTTGGTTTAGATGGCGGTAAAGAGGCAATCGCCATAATCAGAGCTTCTGGGGCCATTACCCGTACTAGAAACCCTTTCAGTTTTGCTAGTTCTGGCATCATTGCTGAACAACTAATTGAGAAGATTCGCAGTGTTAGAG AGTCAAATAAGTTCAAAGCTGTTATTTTAAGAATTGACAGCCCTGGTGGTGATGCTCTTGCTTCTGATCT AATTTGGAGGGAGATCAAGCTACTTGCTGCTTCTAAACCTGTGATTGCATCAATGTCTGATGTTGCAGCAAGTGGAGGATACTACATGGCTATGGCAGCAGGAACCATCTTAGCTGAGAATCTCACTTTAACCGCTTCAATTGGAGTTGTCAAAG GGAGGTTTAGTTTACACAAACTGTATGGAAGGATTGACTTGAACAAGGAGATTCTGTCTAGGGGTCATTATGCGGAGCTTAATGTTGCTGATCAGCGTCCTCTTAG ACCAGATGAAGCAGAACTCTTTGCAAAGTCCACGCAGTATGCTTACAAGCAATTCCGTGACAAAGCTGCTTCATCACGATCAATGACC ATAGATCAGATGGAGGAGGTTGCACAAGGTAGGGTATGGACAGGCAAAGATGCAGCTCCTCGAGGATTGGTCGATGCTATTGGTGGATTCTCACGAGCAATTGCCATTGCAAAATTCAAAGCTAACATTGATCCTGATAGTGAG GTTAGATTAGTTGAAGTGTCAAGGCCTTCACCGACATTAACAGAAAGATTCAGCGCCATAAAAAATTCTCTGTTTGGGCTGGACATAGCAGTGAATGAAGTATTGCAGAATCTGAGGAACTCTGGCGAGGTTCAAGCACGAATGGATGACGTTTTGCTTGATTTAACAGATAGCACAGCAGAAGCTAAACGCCTACCACACCTGATAAAGGATTGTTTTGGCTAA